CCAGCCGTTAACAAACGCGATCGTTCGAGCATTTTGCTGCTGTTTTTGCCCCCCTTTTCCAGTCGTGCTTGCGTCTCAAGCGGATCGCTCCAGGGATTAAACAGGAAGAAGTAGGAGTAGAGCAGGCCACCGAGTGGAACCAGGGTGAAGAATAGGCCCCCGTAGAGATGATCGACGTTACGCGTAATGATCCAAGCTATCGTCGCGCTGCCTGCAATGATCAGCATCAAAGCAAGCCAGATACGCACGGAAATCCGCCGCCAATAGGCTTGGGATTCGGCGAGTTGTTGAGATGCCTTGGGCCTATCCATCGAGTTATTATTATGCACAAGAAACGGCGTCTGGCCGGGCAGATACGTGCACGGCTCAGCACAAATGCCCAATGCCGAAGCAGCAGAGCATCTGGGCAGTTTTATCGTCCATCGCTGACCGCCGCTTCATGAGATATTCGTTCTGAGTCATTCATTATTTGCCCCGATTGGCGAATCATGATCTCAGAATATCATCCAGCTCTTCCTGGCGATAATCTTCGCCAGTGATCAGTCGGGCCGAGTGATTGAATGTGGAGTAAGCCCAGCTCCATTGCATCAGCACCAGCAAGCGGTTCTCGAACTGGATCAATTGCATCAAGTGAACGACCAGCCAAAGGACCCAAGCGACGAAGCCGGTGAATTTCCATTTGCCAAGGACGGCGACGGCTTTCGATCGGCCGATGGTCGCCAGGCTGCCGGGATCGCTGTAGTGGAACGGTTGGGACGGCTTTTGCTGAATGCGATCGACGATGGTTTTCGCGGCGTATTTGCCTTGCTGCATCGCGACGGGGGCGACGCCGGGAAGCGGGTGTTCACCCTGATGCGGAAAGCAAGCCATGTCGCCGATAACAAAGATCTCGGGATAACCGGCCAGCGTGCAGTCTGGTTCAACTATCACGCGACCGCCGCGATCCGTCTTCGCGCCGGTGCGTTCGGCCAGCTTGCGTCCCAAGGGGGAAGCCTGAACGCCGGCCGCCCAGATAATGGTTTTGGCGCGGATGGTCGTCTCTTGATCTTCGTGAGTCACGACGACCGAGCCTTCTTCGACCAGTTTGACCTTGTGGTGGTTGTTTACCTCGACGCCGAGCTTGGTGAGCGACATCCGCGCATTTTCAGAAAGCTCTGGCGGAAAGGGAGAGAGGACGCGCTCACCGGCGTCGACCAAGATGATGCGCGCATCAGAGGGCGTAATATTTCGAAAGTCATTCTTCATGGTTTGCCGCGAAATTTCGGCCAACGCGCCGGCAAGTTCGACGCCGGTTGGACCGCCGCCGACAATCACGAACGTCATAAGTTCGGCTTGCTCAGTCTTGTCGGTCGCACGCTCCGCTTGTTCGAAGGCGGAGAGGATTTTGCGGCGGATCTCGGTCGCATCTTCAATCGATTTCAAACCTGGCGCCGTCTTCGCCCATTCGCAGTTGCCGAAGTAGCCGGTTTCGGCGCCGGCGGCCACAATCAGCGAATCATATTCAACTTCGCCGTCATGCAAAATTACTTTGCGGTTGACAGGGTCAAAGTCGGCGACATCGGCCATGACGACTTCGGTATTGCGCTGACGAACCAAGATGCGTCGCAGCGGAGTCGCAATATTCGCGGGAGAGAGACCGCCGGTCGCAACTTGATAAAGCAGCGGCTGAAACAAGTGGAAGTTGCGCCGATCCACCAGTTTTACGTGAACAGGGGATGACTTTAAACTGCGCGCAGCAAAGAGGCCGCCGAAGCCGCCACCGATAATCACAACTCGATGCGTATCGCCCTTCATGGAGGTACTCCCAGGTGAATTCGGGGCTTTCATTGTCGCTATTTCTAGAATTCCTTGAAGCAGGGTGCAAATTGCGGATAATCAAATTCATGCGCGGATGGCATTTTTGATTCCCCCCACAGCCTCGAACAAGGATCTCGACATGCGGAAAACGCTTGGAGCCATTGTGCTCAGCTTCATGATGGTAGCTGGTTTACACGCGGCCGACTCGGAAATGTACGGTCTGAAAAAAGGAACGCCCGAAATAAAATCGGCCGGTCCGCTCGCGTTCGCCCCCGACGGCGTGCTGTTGGTAGGCGATCCGAAGTCAGCCGCCGTTTTCGCCATCGCTACGGGCGAGAAGCCTGGCGCACCCGATAAAGCAACGTTTGAGATCACCTCGCTACGCGAAAAGTTGGCGAAGGCGATCGGCGGAAGTCCGGCTAAGCTGAATATTACGGATCTGACGGTTAACCCAGAAACTGGCTCGCTTTATCTATCGGTCACCTCCGGCGACAAGCCGGCGCTGGTGAAGATTGACGCCGAGCAAAACGTTACGCCTTTGAAATTGAAGGATGTCGCGTTCGCCGAAGTGAAGTTATCGGACGCCCCGGCCGACGAGATAAGCGGCGAAGGTCGTCGTCGTCGCAACCTGCGTAACGAGTCGATTACCGATCTCGCCTATGCCGACGGTCAGGTAATCGTTACCGGTCTGGCCGCAGGCGAAGGCGCTTCGGCGGTTCGCAGCGTTCCCTTCCCCTTCACCACCGGCGATCAACTGTCGCGCATCGAGATCTTTCACGCCGCGCATGGCCGTGACGAAGATTACGCCGCGATTCGGACGTTCGTGCCGTTTAACATCGGCGGCGAACCTCATGTGTTGGCAGGCTTCACCTGCACGCCGCTGGTGAAGTTTCCGGTCAAGCAACTGCAGAGCCAGGAAAAGGTAAAAGGAACGACCGTCGCCGAACTGGGAAACCGCAACCAGCCGATCGACATGATCGTCTACGAAAAAGGGGGCAAAACCTACTTGCTCTCGGCCAATACGGCGCGCGGCGTGATGAAGATCAGCACCGAAGATCTGGAACGCGAAGAAGGTTTGACCGAACCGGTCAAAGGGGGCGGAACCGCCGGGCAATCGTTTGAATCGATCGCCGACTGGGAAGGCGTGGTTCAATTGGCCAAGTTGAATGACGCGAACGCCGTCGTCGTCATGCAAGGTGCTGACAATGGTTGGACGTTGAAGTCGATCGCGCTGCCGTAGGCGGATTGCCGAAGTATTGAATCTTAGAGACGTGCCGTCCTGACCAGGACGGCACGTTTTTTTGGGCGCCGCTTAATCATTTTTGACGATGAGTCGCCTTTTCATTTCCTTGGCAGCTTCGCGCGGATCGTTCACCCCCGCAATCGCCCCACTCACCGCAACTCGCGAGATCCCGGCTTCAACCACTTGTCCCACATTTTCGAGCGTGATCCCTCCGATCGCGAACGCTGGCAACCGGATCTCGCCGGCAACCTGACGAACCAGATCAAGACCTGGAAACTGGTCGAACGACTTGGTCTGCGACGGAAACGTCGGGCCAACTCCGATGTAGTCTGCGCCATCCAGAACCGCGAGGCGGGCCTGATCGATGCTGTGGGTCGAGACGCCGATCAGCTTGCCGACGCCGAGAATCGCACGGGCCTCCTTCACTGAGAGTTCCTCTTGCCCGACATGGACGCCGTCGGCATCAGCCAATGCGGCGATGTCGCAGCGGTCGTTCACGATGGCGAAGGTGGACGTCGCGGCCGTGATTTCACGCAACTGTCGTGCTCGCGCCAGTAAAGTTCGATCGTCGAGCGTCTTATCGCGCAACTGCACGATATCGACTCCGCCGGCGATCAAATCAGCGACTATTTGGGAAAAATTTTCCGCATTTTGGCAGCCGTCGATCAAAGCATAGAGTCGAGCGCTCGCCAGCCGTTCGCGATTTTCCTGCGTCATGGTGATCCCCTTTTCGAGCGTGTAACTGCGATATCGCAACTGCTCGAAATGGGCGGAGACCTTCGGTTGGACCAGCTTGCTGAACTCTTCCAGCGTCCGGAGCGACTGTTGGGCCCGTTTGAGATTTGATGTGGCAGTTTGGGCAAGATGGGTTCGGGCTTGTTCGCCGCTGGTGGTGACGGTCACGCCGACATCGGCTTGCGTATCTCTTGCGCTGTGCAGAGTTTCGGACGAAAACTGTTGCAACGCCGCCGCCAGATCATGCCGGATGTTTTTGACGATCGTGGTCAAGTGACGATCATCCAAGCCAAAGCGGACGAAATCTTCGACAACCCGCAGTCCTTCGGCCGCGCGATTGGCGGCGGCGTCGATCGCTCGCCAGGCGGCGATGGTCGATTGTGCGTTGACTGGTTGTTGTTCGTCTGGCATCGGTTTTTCCTGGGGTATTAGCTATCACGATTGTAGAGACTCTTGGCAATCGCATCAGCAGGGTTAGTTTTTCACGTAACCAGCGCCAGAGTCACGGGTTGCTGAGACGCTAAGCCCACAGTTGCCTAGAAGCATTCGTCACATCGTCATTGCAAGCGATACCGATGTGACTCGCCCAGAGTGCGTAAGTTCATGGCATTTCTTTAGTTGCCTTGCTTGCGCTTTATTTGCGAGTTAGAATTCCTCGGCGATTCCAACCGATCACTCCCTTCGGAGATTGATCGCTTCTGGAGAGGTAGGGATGCTAAATTCGCCATGGATATATTGCCTGTGGCCAGGACTTACGGAAACGTGGGTATATGGTCGCTGGCAAGGGCTCGTGTGGGCCGGCGGTTTCGCGCTGTTATTAAATACAGCGTTGATTCTGCACGGCGTTTGGCCAGAGCTCGTGGGCGAAACGATACATCACAGCATTTGGTACGTAGTCACCGCAGTATGGGCGACTTCAACCGGATGGAGTATCTATCGTGTCGCTCGCGGCGGTTTTCAACCGCTCGACGAGTCGGTCGAGGCCTTGTTTCATGCGGCCCAAAACGAATACTTACAAGGACAATGGCACCAGGCCGAAGCAACTTTGCTTCGTTTGCTCGCGCGGGATGCACGCGATGCGGAAGCGCGTCTGATGCTGGCGACCTTGTATCGGCACACGCAGCAATATGACGCGGCGCTCGAAGCGATCGCCAAGTTAATCAAGCTGGATGCGGCCGGACGCTGGTGGGCGGAGATTCAGAGAGAACGACGCTTGCTGGCCGATCGAATGGGTGACAGCGACGAACCCAATGAATCGCCGCAAGCATCCAAACCAGAAGCAGCAGTGGAAAGTGAGCACAGCGAAGCGGCGCCGTCTACCGAGGCGGCATAGTCCAATTTGCCCCGTGCGATAGAATACAGAGAAGCAGACTACCCGCTATTACTCATCGCGAGGTTGAACTCCATGTACGAAAGATTTACCGATCGCGCTCGGAAGGTGATGCAGCTGGCGAACCAAGAAGCGCAGCGGTTCAACCACGAGTACATCGGCACCGAGCATATCTTGCTTGGGCTGATCAAAGAAGGCAGCGGAGTCGCCGCCAACGTACTCAAGACGTTGGAAGTCGATCTCCGCAAAATTCGACTCGAAGTCGAGAAACTCGTCCAAAGCGGACCCGATATGGTCACGATGGGGAAACTTCCCCAGACCCCGCGGGCCAAAAAAGTGATCGAGTACTCGATGGAAGAGGCTCGCAATCTGAACCACAACTATGTCGGCACTGAGCATATCTTGCTGGGCCTCTTGCGTGAGCAAGAAGGAGTCGCCGCCCAGGTTCTGATGAACCTTGGTTTGAAACTCGAAGACGTTCGCGAAGAAGTTCTCAACCTGCTGGGTCACGGCATGGAAGGGGACGGCGGACGCGAAGGTCGCGGTCAACCCGAGAGCAGCTCGGATCCGGCCGCCGCCAAAGGGAGCAAGTCGAAAACGCCGGCGCTCGACAGCTTTGGTCGCGATCTGACCGAACTCGCCAAGCAAGGCAAGCTCGATCCGGTCATCGGCCGCGAACGAGAAATCGAACGCGCCATTCAGGTTTTGTGCCGCCGCACCAAGAACAACCCGGTTTTGCTGGGTGAAGCCGGCGTCGGTAAGACGGCGATCGTGGAAGGTTTCGCCCAACGCGTGATCGACGGCGACATTCCGGAACTGCTGGCCGAAAAGCGGATCGTCGTGTTGGACTTGGCGATGATGGTCGCCGGCACCAAATACCGCGGTCAGTTTGAAGAACGCATCAAAGCGGTCATGAACGAAGTTCGCCGCGCCAAGAACACGATCTTGTTCATCGACGAACTTCATACGTTGGTCGGAGCCGGCGGCGCAGAAGGCGCTATCGACGCGGCGAACGTGCTGAAGCCCGCGTTGGCGCGCGGTGAAATTCAATGCATCGGCGCCACGACGCTCGACGAGTACCGGAAGTACATCGAAAAAGATAGCGCTCTGGCTCGCCGTTTCCAAGAGATTCAGGTCGATCCGGCCTCGAAGGACGAAACGGTCGAGATCCTCAAGGGTCTGCGTGATCGGTACGAAGAGCACCACAACGTGCAAATCACCGACGACGCGGTCGTGGCCGCGGCCGAATACTCGGATCGTTACATCACCGGACGCTGCCTGCCGGACAAAGCGATCGACGTAATCGACGAAGCGGGCGCCCGCGTCCGACTGCGCGTGATGACCCGACCGCCGGATCTGAAAGAAATTGACGAAGAAGTCGAAACGCTGAACCGCAAAAAAGAACAAGCGGTCGCCGATCAAGACTTCGAGAAAGCGGCGGCCCTGCGCGATCAGGCCGACAAGCTGAAGAAGAAAAAAGATTCGATCATCAAAGAATGGCAAGAGAAGTCGCGTCAGAAAGATGGCGTCGTCGATGAAGAAGTCATCGCCGAAGTCGTCTCGAAAATGACCGGCATCCCGCTGACCCGGATGACGACCGAAGACACGATGCGTCTGATGCAGATGGAAGACGAACTCCATCGCAAGGTCATCAGCCAAGACGACGCGATCAAAGCGGTGTCGAAGGCGGTCCGCCGCAGTCGCAGCGGTTTGAAAGATCCGAAGCGTCCGACCGGCTGCTTTGTCTTCGCAGGTCCAACCGGCGTGGGTAAGACGTTGCTCGCCAAGGCGCTGGCCGAATTCATGTTCGGCGACGCTGACGCGCTCATTCAAATTGACATGAGCGAGTACATGGAGAAGCACAACGTCAGCCGTTTGATCGGTGCTCCTCCCGGATACGTCGGCTACGAAGAAGGCGGTCAACTGACCGAGAAGATTCGTCGTCGTCCGTACGCCGTGGTGTTGCTCGACGAAATTGAGAAGGCTCACCCTGACGTCTTCAACATGCTGCTGCAAGTGATGGAAGAAGGCCGTTTGACCGACAGCTTCGGTCGTAACGTCGACTTCCGCAACGTCATCTTGATCATGACCACCAACGCTGGCGCTGGTGCGATCAAGAACGAATCGGCTTTCGGCTTCCAAGCTCCGGAAGAAGGCGCCGAGTACGACAGCATGAAGCATCGCGTCGAGGAAGAGATTGGCAAAGTCTTCCGTCCTGAGTTCATCAACCGCGTCGACAAGACGATCATCTTCCATCACCTGACACGGGAAGATCTGAAGCTGGTCATCGACCTGGAATTGAGCAAAGTTCGCGAACGTCTCTCCGAACGTGGTTACGACCTCGTCCTGACCGACAAAGCGAAAGAGCTGATTATCAAACGCAGCAACCAGAGCGACAAAGGCAATGACTTTGGCGCCCGACCGCTGCGTCGTACGATCGAAAATTCGATCGAAGATCCGTTGTCCGAAGAACTGCTCAAAGGCGAGTTCCAAGGGATGGATCAGATCGTCGTCGACGCCGTCGAAAACGACGAAGGCAAGATGACCCGACTCGACTTCAAAGGCGCGCTCAGCGAAAAAGAAGCCGAACCGGTCGCCGCCGGCGGAACCGAAGAGTCGAAGTAACCACTGCTTCGTAATGACGAGAATTAGAAAGCCCGGCCAATTTGGCCGGGCTTTTTTTATTGGATCATGGGAAAGGAGACTTGCCCAATAATGTTCGCACAAGATATGTAGGGGCGCCGTTGCCATGTCTTCGTGGAAACGGCGCCCGCTAGATCGAAGAAACGCCGGCGATGATCGCGGCCGAATTGAAGTGACGCCGGCTTCTCGGTCACCGACCTTGGTTTTCTTGCGCCGTCTGGCTCGCTGTTAGATAGTTGGTCAGCTTCGTCAGATTGTCGGTATGGATCACGTCCACGCCGCAATCATCCAGTACTTTCCACATCGCGATCGTAGCAGGCGTTCCCCAAAAGCGAATTTGGCGACCCTCTTGATGCGCCTGACGAACCAATCGCTGCAATTTTTCTCTTTCGGCCGCGGGGATCTTCCCCTTCCCTTTCCAGGAAAAATGCGACCTCCAGTCGCCGCTGATCAGCGGCATCAAGTGGGGCGGCGCTGCGCTGCCCAAATCATGTAGCCGGCCATCGATGCCGACAAAACGCAAGGTTTCTTGGGCGATCGTGTGATGCGGACGACTGCCGGAGGCGACGACCTGGATCGCACGCGTTTCGACTTTGCCGTCGCGGACCTGCGTCAAAATATCAGCATATTGGCCCAGCGTTTTGGCAAGCGCTGCGTAAACTTTTTCGCCATCCCCGTGGATATCGATCAACAGGCGAAACGGCGGAGAGCCTGGGTGAACCCGACCGTGACCCTCTCGCACCCGTTTTCGCAGCGGATCAAGATAAAGCGTCTCTAGCGTTCGGCGCGGATTTAGTTCGTGATACCAGTGGGCGACGAGCAACTGATCCCCAATCAGGTAAACGTCCGCTTCAACGCTGTTGAAGCCATGGTCGAGTGCGTCGAAGAGCGGGCGCTGGTGATGAAAGTCGTTGTGCGCGTGCGCACGCAGCAACACCAAAGGCGCCTCTTCCGCGCGAGCATCAACGGCGAGCAATATTCCGACAACCGCGAGTGGAAGCGTAACAACCAGACGAAGCAGGCTCAAAGGATCGATCCGCAAGTAAGAAGGGAATCCGACGCGAGACGATTGCGCCCATTGTAATCGGCGTCCCCTCCTGCCGATGGTTATCTTCCCAGAAATTCCCGCTGGAACGCCATCAGCAACCCCTCGGTCTCTGGCGCCGCGACGCAAGTTGCTTCAAACTCCTCATACGGTACGCCAGCGATTTTTTCGCAGTACTCGGGATAGGCGCGTACTCGTTCCAGCAGCGTATCGACCGTCAGTTCGGGGTGAAATTGCGTGCAGTAGATCGGTTTGCCGGTGACGCGAAACGCTTGTTGCGGGACACTTTCGCTCGAAGCAAGCAATTCGACGCCAGAGGGCAGCTGGATTACGCGATCTTCATGACCCATGTACGCCTGAAATCGCTGGCCCAGTGCGGAGAAGATGGGATCGTTCCGGCCTGCTTCCGTCAGAAAGAGTTCATGCGTGCCGAGTTCGGCATGTTCCAGATCATGAATCACCCGGCCGCCGAGCGCTCTGGATAACGCCTGAAATCCCCAGCAGGAGCCGAACAGGGGAATATCGATCTCGACGATCCGGCGCAGCCCGGCGAGCGCCAGTTCCAGCCAATCGGCATCCTCTGCGACCGAGTAGTGCCCGCTGCCGCCGATCATCACCATATCGATCTCGGCCAGCTGCCGTTCGCTGGGCGCGCCGGCAAGCAGATCGAATGGTTCGATCTGCGTTGGCTCGCACTGCAGCGCGTGCGCAAAACAGGCGATCTCTTGACTGCGAATCGGATCATCGGCGTTTCGGATCTGCACTAGCAGATAGCTTAGGCGTTTTGGCATGCCGCTATTCTACCAAAGCAGCAGATCGATCGTCGTCACCACAAATAGGCCGACGCCGACAATTGTGTTCACATGAAAGAAGGCGAGATTGACCCGCGACAAATCGTCAGGGCGGACGAGCGCATGTTCGTAAATCAACAAGCTCGCGACCGCTGCGACTCCCAGCCAATAGATCAGCCCCAGCATTGGATAGACGACCGGCAACAGCGCCAGCGCTCCGATCATCAACGCATGGCAAGCGGCTGCGATCCGCAATGCGCCAGCAACGCCAAAGGTCGACGGAACGCTATGCAGCTTGGCGTCACGATCAAATTGGGCGTCCTGACAAGCATAGATAATGTCGAACCCAGCGACCCACAGCAACACTGCGGCGCCAAGGGTGACTGCCGGCAACAGATCCAGCGGATCGGCCAAGATCGCCGCTCCGCGAATCGCAATCCACGCGGCGATCGGCGCCAACATCAATGACGCGCCCAACCAAAAGTGAGCCAGCGCGGTCCAGCGTTTCGTATAGCTGTACCCGAACAAGAAGAGCAGTACCGGTACCGACAATACCAGCGGCAGCCAATTGGGCCAAAAGAGCAGCGTTGACGCGACAAAGCCGATCGAACAGGCGACCGTAAACAACGTCACTTCGCTAACGGACAATATTCCGGCAGGGATATGCCGCGTTTGCGTGCGAGGATTCTCCGCGTCAATCTTGCGATCGGCTAGTCGGTTGAGAGCCATCGCTGCGCTGCGAGCAAAGACCATGCACAGCACGATCCCCAGCAGTTCGCGCCACGAGAAGCGAATGTCGACTCCTGCTGGGGCCGGAGCGTTCCAGGCCATCACCGCCGCTAATAAGGCGAACGGCATCGCAAAGACGGTGTGGCTGAAGCGGATCATCGCCAGGATGTCGCTAATTCGCTGAATCATCGCTCCCCCATCGTCGCATCATTGCGTGCGGTATATCCAGCTGATCCAAGATTCGCGCCACGATGAAATCGATCAAATCGTCGAGCGATTCGACGCCGTGATACCAGCCCGGCATCGCCGGCAAGACGACGGCGCCAGCTTCGGCGGCCTTGCGCAGGTTGTCGAGGTAGATCAGCGACAACGGCGTCTCACGCGGGACCAGGATCAAGCGACGGCGTTCTTTTAAATGGACATCGGCGGCGCGTTGGATCAAGTTATCGCTGGCTCCGTGAACGACGCCGCTGAGCGTTCCGCCGGAACATGGACAGATCACCATGCCGTGCGATTTGGCCGATCCGCTGGCGATCGGCGCCAGAAAATTGCTGTAGTGGTAATAACGGAGTTCGCCGCGGCGCTGCGGTCGATTTTTCTCCATCGTGGCGGCCAATCGTCGGTCGTTGGCCGCTGGGCTGTCATCCACGATCGAGCGAGCGTCGAACTTCTTCAAGTCGAGTTCGACATTCAACTCTTGCAGCCAGACGGCGCGTCCCGAGACGCTGATCGACAGATCCACGTCATAGCCGGCATGAATCAGCACGTTCAGCAAGCGCCGAGCGTAGACCGCGCCGCTGGCGCCGGTGATCCCCAGCACGATCGGAGAGACGTAGCTCATTTGGTCCCCACGTAGAGCGTGGCGATGCCAAACGTCAGCGACTTGTAGAAGACGTCCTGAAGTCCGGCGGCCCGCATTCGCTCGGCCAGCGCTTCGCCATACGGAAACTCGCCGACGCTATCAGGCAAATACTTGTAAGCGTCTTCGCGATTCTTGGCGAACAGTCGCCCCAGCATCGGCAGGATGTTGCGGAAGTACCATAGGTAAAACGCTTTAAACGGTTGCCAGGTCGGAATCGAAAACTCGAGCACGGCGATCTTGCCGCCTGGTCGACAGACGCGCGTCATTTCGCTTAGCCCCAGATCGGTATTGGTCACATTGCGCAGACCAAATGCGACCGAGACAATTTGAAACGTGTCGTCCTTAAACGGCAGCGCTTGCGTATCCGCTTCCTGAAAACGAATCATGTCGCCGATTTTGGCGCGGTTTTTTTTCTCTTCCCCCACTTCTAGCATTTCTGGGCAGAAGTCGGTCGCATCGACCCGCACTTTTCCCTTCGCCGCGCGGTAGTAGGCCAGCGCCAAATCGCCGGTGCCGGTGCAGACGTCCAAGATCGGAGCGTCGCCCGTTGGAGGGACGATTTTCACGGTTCGCCAGCGCCAATAGCGGTCGACATTCATCGACAGAAGGTGATTCATCCGGTCGTATTTTCCGGCAATTTCGGCGAACATTCGCCGGACGCGCGTTTCCGATTTGTCGACGACCATGCGTAGCGTTTTCCCAGTGCGGGCGAATCGAAGCGGTGAAACCACCTAATTTACCGCAAGCCGATCGTTTCCGTAACACGGCGCCCGTTTTCCCCGACTTGTGTAGGAGCGACCGGAGCTGCGCAGAGACAAAAACGCGATCAACTTCACGATTTTAAACAAAGTTGTCGCATTCCTTCGTGTGCTCTAACGCATTATCATGGCGACCATCTTATCAAGAGGAATCTCATGCCGCCGACGATCTACGTACATCTACTGCCGGAACTCGCCTCGGAAGAAACTCTCGCTGGATCGACCGCTGTTGTGATCGACGTGCTGCGAGCGACGACCACGATCGTGCATATGCTGGCCGCCGGCGCCGATCATGTATCGCCTTGCATCTCGATCGAAGACGCCAAAGAGAAAGCCTCGCTGATCGACGGGGCGTTGCTTGGCGGCGAACGCGGAGGCGTGCGGATCGATGGGTTTGATCTCGGCAATTCGCCCACCGAGTATTCTCGCGACATCGTCGCCGGCCATCCGGTCATCTTTACGACCACCAACGGCACCAAAGCGATGCAGCGCTGCCAGCGGGCGAGCCGCATTTTGATCGGCGCTTTCGTCAATCTTTCGGCCGTCTGCCGCGAACTTTCGGACGCCGAAAACGTCCATCTGGTTTGTGCGGGCACCGCCGGAGAGGTGACGCGCGAAGATGTCTTGCTCGCCGGCGCCATCGTTGACCTGATGACCGCGACCGGCCAGTGGGAAGTCAACGACGCCGCCCAGATCGCCGCCGACGCTTGGCGAACCGCCCAGGAGAACCTGGTCGCAGTGCCGCTGGTCGAACGATTGCAAAAGAGCCGCGGCGGCCGCAACGTCTTGGCGATCGGCCTGGAAAACGATATCCAGATCGCCGCGACCCTCGACAAGTTTGACTTGGTTCCAGAGTTGGACGCGGAGTCCTGGGAAATACGTCTCCGGTAGACGTAACTCCCTATGGCAAGCTAAACTAGGACCTTTTCGTCCCCAGCTTTTGGGGCCGACTGGATAGTCGAAACACCCCCTTTATTTGTTAGTCGAGCCGTAGCCATGGAAATGGAAAAGCTAGTGTCGCTTTGCAAGCGACGCGGATTTCTCTTTCAATCTTCCGAAATCTATGGAGGAATCAACGGCTTCTGGGACTATGGCCCTTTGGGGGTCGAGTTGAAGCGGAACGTCAAAGAAGCCTGGTGGCGCGACATGGTCAGCGGGCACGACGATATCTCGA
The nucleotide sequence above comes from Blastopirellula sp. J2-11. Encoded proteins:
- a CDS encoding phosphatidylinositol-specific phospholipase C/glycerophosphodiester phosphodiesterase family protein — its product is MSLLRLVVTLPLAVVGILLAVDARAEEAPLVLLRAHAHNDFHHQRPLFDALDHGFNSVEADVYLIGDQLLVAHWYHELNPRRTLETLYLDPLRKRVREGHGRVHPGSPPFRLLIDIHGDGEKVYAALAKTLGQYADILTQVRDGKVETRAIQVVASGSRPHHTIAQETLRFVGIDGRLHDLGSAAPPHLMPLISGDWRSHFSWKGKGKIPAAEREKLQRLVRQAHQEGRQIRFWGTPATIAMWKVLDDCGVDVIHTDNLTKLTNYLTASQTAQENQGR
- a CDS encoding type 1 glutamine amidotransferase, with the translated sequence MPKRLSYLLVQIRNADDPIRSQEIACFAHALQCEPTQIEPFDLLAGAPSERQLAEIDMVMIGGSGHYSVAEDADWLELALAGLRRIVEIDIPLFGSCWGFQALSRALGGRVIHDLEHAELGTHELFLTEAGRNDPIFSALGQRFQAYMGHEDRVIQLPSGVELLASSESVPQQAFRVTGKPIYCTQFHPELTVDTLLERVRAYPEYCEKIAGVPYEEFEATCVAAPETEGLLMAFQREFLGR
- a CDS encoding tetratricopeptide repeat protein, coding for MLNSPWIYCLWPGLTETWVYGRWQGLVWAGGFALLLNTALILHGVWPELVGETIHHSIWYVVTAVWATSTGWSIYRVARGGFQPLDESVEALFHAAQNEYLQGQWHQAEATLLRLLARDARDAEARLMLATLYRHTQQYDAALEAIAKLIKLDAAGRWWAEIQRERRLLADRMGDSDEPNESPQASKPEAAVESEHSEAAPSTEAA
- a CDS encoding ATP-dependent Clp protease ATP-binding subunit, whose protein sequence is MYERFTDRARKVMQLANQEAQRFNHEYIGTEHILLGLIKEGSGVAANVLKTLEVDLRKIRLEVEKLVQSGPDMVTMGKLPQTPRAKKVIEYSMEEARNLNHNYVGTEHILLGLLREQEGVAAQVLMNLGLKLEDVREEVLNLLGHGMEGDGGREGRGQPESSSDPAAAKGSKSKTPALDSFGRDLTELAKQGKLDPVIGREREIERAIQVLCRRTKNNPVLLGEAGVGKTAIVEGFAQRVIDGDIPELLAEKRIVVLDLAMMVAGTKYRGQFEERIKAVMNEVRRAKNTILFIDELHTLVGAGGAEGAIDAANVLKPALARGEIQCIGATTLDEYRKYIEKDSALARRFQEIQVDPASKDETVEILKGLRDRYEEHHNVQITDDAVVAAAEYSDRYITGRCLPDKAIDVIDEAGARVRLRVMTRPPDLKEIDEEVETLNRKKEQAVADQDFEKAAALRDQADKLKKKKDSIIKEWQEKSRQKDGVVDEEVIAEVVSKMTGIPLTRMTTEDTMRLMQMEDELHRKVISQDDAIKAVSKAVRRSRSGLKDPKRPTGCFVFAGPTGVGKTLLAKALAEFMFGDADALIQIDMSEYMEKHNVSRLIGAPPGYVGYEEGGQLTEKIRRRPYAVVLLDEIEKAHPDVFNMLLQVMEEGRLTDSFGRNVDFRNVILIMTTNAGAGAIKNESAFGFQAPEEGAEYDSMKHRVEEEIGKVFRPEFINRVDKTIIFHHLTREDLKLVIDLELSKVRERLSERGYDLVLTDKAKELIIKRSNQSDKGNDFGARPLRRTIENSIEDPLSEELLKGEFQGMDQIVVDAVENDEGKMTRLDFKGALSEKEAEPVAAGGTEESK
- a CDS encoding thiamine phosphate synthase, with product MPDEQQPVNAQSTIAAWRAIDAAANRAAEGLRVVEDFVRFGLDDRHLTTIVKNIRHDLAAALQQFSSETLHSARDTQADVGVTVTTSGEQARTHLAQTATSNLKRAQQSLRTLEEFSKLVQPKVSAHFEQLRYRSYTLEKGITMTQENRERLASARLYALIDGCQNAENFSQIVADLIAGGVDIVQLRDKTLDDRTLLARARQLREITAATSTFAIVNDRCDIAALADADGVHVGQEELSVKEARAILGVGKLIGVSTHSIDQARLAVLDGADYIGVGPTFPSQTKSFDQFPGLDLVRQVAGEIRLPAFAIGGITLENVGQVVEAGISRVAVSGAIAGVNDPREAAKEMKRRLIVKND
- a CDS encoding NAD(P)/FAD-dependent oxidoreductase, which gives rise to MKGDTHRVVIIGGGFGGLFAARSLKSSPVHVKLVDRRNFHLFQPLLYQVATGGLSPANIATPLRRILVRQRNTEVVMADVADFDPVNRKVILHDGEVEYDSLIVAAGAETGYFGNCEWAKTAPGLKSIEDATEIRRKILSAFEQAERATDKTEQAELMTFVIVGGGPTGVELAGALAEISRQTMKNDFRNITPSDARIILVDAGERVLSPFPPELSENARMSLTKLGVEVNNHHKVKLVEEGSVVVTHEDQETTIRAKTIIWAAGVQASPLGRKLAERTGAKTDRGGRVIVEPDCTLAGYPEIFVIGDMACFPHQGEHPLPGVAPVAMQQGKYAAKTIVDRIQQKPSQPFHYSDPGSLATIGRSKAVAVLGKWKFTGFVAWVLWLVVHLMQLIQFENRLLVLMQWSWAYSTFNHSARLITGEDYRQEELDDILRS